The Nitrospirota bacterium genome window below encodes:
- a CDS encoding 3-deoxy-7-phosphoheptulonate synthase, whose translation MGFQYIREMPHVDEILESIPLSEDLRKVKRQRDAEIIAVFRGEGEKFIVIIGPCSADNEDSVCEYVSRLARLQEEVKEKIILVPRIYTNKPRTTGEGYKGMAHQPKPTEAPNMVKGLKAIRKMHIRAMRESHLTAADEMLYPGNYPYLEDVLSYVAVGARSVENQLHRLTISGLDVPAGMKNPTSGDIEVMLNSVQAAQMPHIFVYNGWEVKTSGNPLTHCILRGGVDGSCGASIPNYHYEDMMKLSEAYKKRDLKFPAIIVDTNHANSNKKFLEQPRIAKEVMRSRKYSKTLKSRVKGLMIESYLVEGSQKISENVYGKSITDPCLGWEDSERLVRELAELV comes from the coding sequence ATGGGTTTTCAATATATCAGAGAGATGCCGCATGTAGATGAGATCCTCGAGTCTATTCCGCTTTCTGAAGACCTCAGAAAAGTTAAACGGCAACGGGACGCGGAGATCATTGCTGTCTTCAGGGGAGAAGGCGAGAAGTTCATCGTGATAATCGGCCCCTGCTCCGCCGACAACGAAGACTCGGTCTGCGAATATGTTTCACGGCTTGCCCGCCTGCAGGAAGAAGTGAAGGAAAAGATAATTCTCGTCCCGAGGATTTACACAAACAAGCCGAGGACTACCGGCGAAGGATATAAAGGCATGGCCCACCAGCCGAAGCCAACTGAAGCGCCGAACATGGTCAAGGGGCTGAAGGCGATAAGGAAGATGCACATCAGGGCGATGAGGGAATCCCATCTTACCGCTGCGGATGAAATGCTTTATCCCGGCAATTATCCGTACCTTGAAGACGTACTAAGCTACGTAGCTGTTGGCGCGCGTTCGGTAGAAAACCAGTTGCACCGCCTGACCATCAGCGGGCTCGACGTGCCTGCGGGTATGAAGAACCCGACAAGCGGTGATATCGAGGTGATGCTGAATTCGGTGCAGGCGGCCCAGATGCCGCATATCTTTGTTTATAACGGCTGGGAGGTCAAGACCTCCGGCAATCCACTGACCCATTGCATACTTCGTGGAGGAGTGGACGGCTCATGCGGCGCAAGCATCCCGAACTATCATTACGAAGACATGATGAAGCTTTCGGAAGCCTACAAGAAACGTGATCTCAAATTCCCGGCAATAATCGTGGACACCAACCATGCCAACTCGAACAAGAAGTTTCTCGAACAGCCGAGGATAGCGAAAGAGGTGATGCGGAGCCGCAAGTATTCCAAGACGCTTAAAAGCAGGGTGAAGGGCCTGATGATCGAAAGCTATCTCGTCGAAGGCTCACAGAAAATATCCGAGAACGTCTATGGCAAATCTATCACCGATCCCTGTCTTGGATGGGAAGACTCGGAGCGTCTCGTCAGAGAGCTTGCTGAATTAGTCTGA
- a CDS encoding HNH endonuclease has product MTDYFISTVSDQEIRKEKQKARDLRKTQWWKQKCAEGRCYYCGREIPPKELTMDHIVPIIRGGKSAKNNLVPACKECNNKKRHSLPMEWGEYLKRLK; this is encoded by the coding sequence ATGACGGATTATTTTATATCAACAGTATCTGATCAGGAAATAAGAAAAGAAAAACAGAAGGCAAGGGACCTCCGGAAAACGCAGTGGTGGAAACAGAAATGCGCGGAGGGAAGATGTTATTACTGCGGCAGGGAAATACCGCCGAAAGAATTAACTATGGACCACATTGTCCCGATAATACGCGGGGGGAAATCTGCGAAGAACAACCTTGTCCCTGCCTGCAAGGAATGCAATAACAAAAAGAGACATTCCCTTCCTATGGAATGGGGGGAATACCTGAAGCGGTTGAAGTAA